A region from the Paenibacillus humicola genome encodes:
- a CDS encoding VanZ family protein → MKKKLVEAAVQALFALYLYVLVKIILFKFAPVDLAFLRERLRRNMESPGWIAGRLEQGNFVPFREISRSYHAMSEHGLVNLYGNIAIFIPLGLFLGRMPAGKMTAAGALLSALGVSLGLECAQALLSIGSFDVDDLILNTGGGLLGFIAWRISVKINGTNAMIQGAGRRK, encoded by the coding sequence GTGAAGAAGAAGCTCGTCGAGGCGGCCGTTCAGGCGCTGTTCGCTCTGTACCTGTACGTGCTCGTCAAAATCATTTTATTCAAGTTCGCGCCGGTCGATTTGGCGTTTCTGCGGGAGCGGCTCCGGCGGAATATGGAATCGCCCGGCTGGATCGCCGGCCGCCTCGAGCAGGGCAATTTCGTTCCTTTCCGGGAAATCTCCAGGTCGTATCACGCCATGTCGGAGCACGGGCTTGTCAACCTGTATGGGAACATCGCGATATTTATTCCGCTGGGGCTGTTCCTGGGGCGGATGCCGGCAGGCAAAATGACGGCTGCAGGCGCGCTGCTGAGCGCTCTTGGCGTCAGTCTCGGCCTGGAATGCGCGCAGGCGCTCCTTTCGATCGGCAGCTTCGACGTGGACGATTTGATTCTGAATACCGGCGGCGGGCTGCTCGGTTTTATCGCCTGGCGGATTTCGGTTAAAATAAATGGAACGAACGCAATGATTCAGGGAGCAGGGCGAAGAAAATGA
- a CDS encoding response regulator transcription factor: MKPITILIADDEAEIADLIALHLEREGYNCLKACDGLEARTAIQTQSVDLAILDIMMPKLDGYEVTRQIREQHYLLPIIFLSAKTSDLDKIEGLLRGADDYMTKPFNPMELVARVNAQLRRSLQFNQPPQAGKPVLEAGGLVIHPDERSVFRYGKPVPLTPKEFDILYLLASYPKKVFSPENIFEQVWGEAYYEGTNTVMVHIRTLRKKLEDDRHKNALIKTVWGVGYSFNG, encoded by the coding sequence ATGAAGCCGATTACGATACTGATTGCCGACGACGAAGCGGAAATCGCCGATCTGATTGCACTGCATCTGGAACGGGAAGGCTACAACTGCCTCAAAGCATGCGACGGCTTGGAAGCGCGGACCGCGATTCAGACGCAGTCCGTCGATTTGGCCATTCTCGATATTATGATGCCCAAGCTGGATGGCTATGAGGTCACGCGGCAAATCCGGGAGCAGCATTATCTGCTGCCGATCATATTTTTAAGCGCCAAGACGTCCGATCTCGACAAAATCGAAGGGCTGCTGCGAGGGGCGGACGATTATATGACCAAGCCGTTTAATCCGATGGAGCTGGTCGCCCGCGTGAACGCCCAGCTGCGGCGGTCGCTGCAGTTCAACCAGCCTCCGCAGGCCGGGAAGCCCGTTCTGGAGGCGGGAGGACTGGTCATTCATCCCGACGAGCGGTCCGTATTTCGATACGGCAAGCCGGTTCCGCTGACGCCGAAGGAGTTCGATATTTTGTACCTGCTGGCGAGCTATCCCAAAAAGGTGTTCAGTCCGGAAAACATTTTCGAGCAGGTGTGGGGCGAAGCCTATTACGAAGGCACCAACACGGTTATGGTCCATATCCGCACGCTGCGCAAAAAGCTCGAAGACGACCGGCACAAAAACGCGCTGATCAAAACCGTCTGGGGCGTGGGGTACAGCTTCAATGGCTGA
- a CDS encoding sensor histidine kinase has translation MAETLRSFRFRMVLYFALSMLCSAVVTYALYRLLQLYYHTTKQESPLAKVRYFIRDIGDLNFFLIVFIPLSVLFFFLFTRRYVAYFRAISAGINRLAGGDFHHQVSIPSGDEFGDIARDINLAGAKLRQALERGDFAENSKERLVLNLAHDLRTPLTSVLGYLDFILQNDKLSAGQINHYAGIAYAKSQRLERLIDELFEITRMNYGQAPIERREIDLSGLLHQLNEELVPLFEKRHVETRLDLAPHAVVQGEGELLARVFENLLTNAARYGKDGKFIDIVCTLEEETVVVQVINYGDSISPEELPHIFDMFYTGDKARAHRDDSTGLGLFIAKNIVTQHEGTITADSSVIRTVFEVRLPRGEKRPERNEN, from the coding sequence ATGGCTGAGACGCTGCGCAGCTTCCGTTTCCGGATGGTCCTGTATTTCGCGCTGAGCATGCTATGTTCCGCTGTGGTTACCTATGCGCTTTACCGGCTGCTGCAGCTTTATTACCATACGACTAAACAAGAGAGCCCGCTGGCGAAGGTGCGGTATTTCATTCGGGATATCGGGGACCTGAACTTTTTCCTCATTGTCTTCATTCCGCTCTCGGTGCTGTTTTTCTTCCTGTTCACCCGCCGGTACGTCGCTTATTTTCGCGCCATTTCGGCAGGCATTAACCGGCTGGCCGGGGGAGATTTTCACCATCAGGTTTCGATTCCGTCCGGAGACGAATTCGGGGATATCGCCAGAGACATCAATCTGGCCGGAGCGAAATTGAGGCAGGCGCTGGAGCGGGGGGATTTCGCCGAAAACAGCAAGGAGCGTCTGGTGCTTAATTTGGCCCACGATTTGCGCACGCCGCTCACCTCCGTCCTGGGTTATTTGGATTTCATCCTTCAGAACGACAAGCTGTCCGCCGGGCAGATCAATCATTATGCGGGAATCGCATACGCGAAATCGCAGCGGCTGGAGCGGCTGATCGACGAGCTGTTCGAAATTACGCGCATGAACTACGGACAGGCGCCGATTGAGAGGCGGGAAATCGATTTGAGCGGTCTGCTTCATCAATTGAACGAGGAATTGGTCCCGCTGTTCGAAAAGCGGCATGTCGAGACCCGGCTCGATCTCGCTCCGCATGCAGTGGTGCAGGGCGAAGGAGAACTGCTCGCCCGCGTGTTCGAAAATTTGCTGACCAACGCCGCCCGCTATGGAAAGGACGGCAAATTTATCGATATCGTCTGCACCCTTGAAGAGGAGACGGTCGTCGTGCAGGTGATCAATTACGGCGACAGCATTTCCCCGGAAGAGCTGCCGCATATTTTCGATATGTTCTACACCGGCGACAAGGCGCGCGCTCATCGCGACGACAGTACGGGGCTCGGCCTGTTTATCGCCAAAAATATCGTCACGCAGCATGAGGGCACGATCACGGCGGACAGCAGCGTCATCCGCACCGTGTTCGAGGTTCGGCTGCCGCGCGGCGAAAAAAGACCGGAGCGAAACGAAAATTAA
- a CDS encoding TetR/AcrR family transcriptional regulator yields MARTKEFDEDTVLLKAMRLFWQRGYEKTSMQELVSHMGVHKRSMYDTFGDKRTLYMKALNRYNDFIGQRLRHKLDNARSSEEAIRLLFEFVIREEDEDPKGCLIVNTAVELSLLDPECKAWVNEKQEWLERTIRELIEAGQQTGEFSKTLDAGALAAYFHNALTGLRVMAKTTDDKEKLHRVIETTMSVLKV; encoded by the coding sequence GTGGCCAGAACGAAGGAATTTGACGAGGATACGGTGCTGCTAAAGGCCATGCGGTTATTTTGGCAGCGCGGCTATGAGAAAACTTCCATGCAGGAGCTCGTTTCGCATATGGGCGTGCACAAGCGGAGCATGTATGACACCTTCGGCGACAAGCGCACGTTATATATGAAGGCGTTGAACCGGTACAACGACTTTATCGGACAACGGCTCCGGCATAAATTGGACAATGCCCGTTCGTCCGAAGAGGCGATCCGGCTGTTATTCGAATTCGTGATCCGGGAGGAGGACGAAGATCCGAAAGGCTGCCTGATCGTCAATACAGCCGTCGAGCTGTCGCTGCTTGACCCGGAATGCAAAGCTTGGGTGAACGAGAAACAGGAATGGTTGGAGCGTACAATTCGCGAGCTGATCGAAGCGGGGCAGCAAACGGGCGAATTTTCAAAGACGCTTGACGCCGGAGCGCTGGCCGCCTATTTTCATAATGCGCTTACGGGACTGCGCGTCATGGCGAAAACGACGGATGACAAAGAGAAGCTGCACCGCGTGATCGAGACGACGATGTCCGTTTTGAAAGTCTAA
- a CDS encoding SDR family NAD(P)-dependent oxidoreductase, which translates to MGQLSGKTAWITGGGSGIGLAAAKLFAAEGANVAVTGRNMDKLNAAVEEIGANAIAIQADTTDPSSLEIAAAEIAGKFGKLDVVFANAGIPGQTLLGSTEISAFQDILNVNITGVFFTVQAALLYLSDGASIILNGSVLAKAGGPGWAAYAASKGAVSSMARVFVSELAPRGIRVNTVIPGATRTPIWGQPERLEQIEAGLASGIPLGRLGEPEYVANTALFLASDASSYITGAEINIDGGMISSPLGAPIYRQR; encoded by the coding sequence ATGGGTCAATTATCGGGAAAAACGGCATGGATTACCGGAGGCGGCAGCGGGATCGGACTGGCGGCAGCCAAATTGTTCGCGGCGGAAGGAGCGAATGTCGCCGTTACCGGCCGCAATATGGATAAGCTGAACGCGGCAGTAGAGGAAATCGGTGCAAACGCGATTGCGATTCAGGCGGATACGACCGATCCTTCGAGCCTCGAAATAGCCGCAGCGGAGATAGCCGGCAAATTCGGCAAGCTGGATGTCGTATTCGCAAATGCGGGCATACCCGGTCAGACGCTTCTGGGAAGCACGGAGATTTCCGCCTTTCAGGACATTCTGAACGTGAACATAACCGGTGTTTTTTTCACCGTTCAGGCAGCTTTACTCTACTTAAGCGACGGGGCGTCGATCATTCTGAATGGCTCGGTGCTTGCGAAAGCGGGCGGCCCGGGCTGGGCCGCATATGCGGCGAGCAAGGGGGCGGTCAGCAGCATGGCCCGGGTGTTCGTATCCGAGCTTGCGCCGCGCGGCATTCGCGTGAATACGGTCATACCCGGTGCGACGCGGACGCCGATCTGGGGCCAGCCTGAAAGGCTGGAGCAGATTGAAGCCGGTCTCGCAAGCGGAATTCCGCTTGGCCGTCTGGGCGAGCCGGAATATGTGGCCAATACCGCCTTATTTCTGGCTTCGGACGCTTCGTCGTACATCACGGGCGCCGAAATCAACATCGACGGCGGCATGATTTCTTCACCGCTCGGCGCTCCGATTTACCGCCAAAGATAA
- a CDS encoding M42 family metallopeptidase — MATLRDSMIELDPIFGVVGDEEKVSAYVKEELAGMYDEYEADALGNQYFVQNGTNPRVKLMLAAHMDEIGFVVHHIDDKGFIYFIPVGGHDSRVVINQVLAINTSKGLVKGVTGSRPAHIVSAEEQKKGIPIQELHLDAGTSNKAETLELGVRVGDYITFERKGEYLNGGKVFTGKAVDNRAGCAVLIEVMKRLKTKAVAPTVYGVFTVQEEVGLRGAQPAGFRVQPDVALAIDVTLAGGTPGIQDRELPVEFGAGAAIKCYDSGLAVPKKLTNRLVETAEKYAIPYQREVLAKGTTDGHAIALSGSGVLTGCISIPSRYIHSAIGCVHLDDLEHCVQLIVKFIEDFTEKI; from the coding sequence ATGGCTACATTAAGGGACTCCATGATCGAACTGGACCCCATTTTCGGCGTTGTCGGCGACGAAGAGAAGGTCAGCGCGTACGTGAAGGAAGAACTGGCCGGCATGTATGATGAATACGAGGCCGATGCGCTCGGAAATCAATATTTTGTTCAAAACGGAACGAACCCCAGGGTCAAGCTGATGCTTGCGGCCCATATGGACGAAATCGGCTTCGTCGTGCATCATATCGACGACAAAGGGTTCATTTATTTTATTCCGGTCGGCGGTCATGACAGCCGGGTTGTCATTAACCAGGTACTCGCAATCAATACGTCGAAAGGATTGGTCAAAGGGGTTACGGGAAGCAGACCCGCTCATATCGTAAGTGCGGAGGAACAAAAAAAGGGGATTCCGATCCAGGAGCTTCATCTGGACGCCGGCACTTCGAACAAGGCGGAGACGCTGGAGCTTGGCGTGAGGGTCGGCGATTATATCACGTTTGAACGCAAGGGGGAATATTTGAACGGAGGCAAGGTGTTTACCGGAAAAGCGGTCGACAACCGTGCCGGCTGCGCCGTGCTGATCGAAGTGATGAAGCGGCTGAAAACGAAAGCGGTCGCCCCGACGGTATACGGCGTATTCACCGTTCAGGAGGAAGTGGGTCTCCGCGGCGCGCAGCCTGCGGGATTCCGCGTTCAACCGGACGTCGCCCTGGCGATCGACGTCACGCTTGCGGGAGGAACGCCGGGCATTCAGGACCGCGAGCTGCCGGTCGAATTCGGTGCGGGCGCGGCGATCAAATGCTACGACAGCGGCCTTGCCGTTCCCAAAAAGCTGACGAACCGGCTCGTGGAAACGGCCGAAAAGTACGCAATTCCCTACCAAAGGGAAGTGCTGGCAAAGGGCACGACGGACGGACACGCCATCGCCTTAAGCGGAAGCGGCGTATTGACCGGCTGCATTTCCATCCCCTCCCGCTATATTCATTCCGCAATCGGATGCGTTCATCTGGACGACCTGGAGCACTGCGTTCAGCTCATCGTCAAATTTATCGAAGATTTCACGGAAAAAATATAG
- the pcp gene encoding pyroglutamyl-peptidase I, translating to MPIALVTGFEPFGGEPVNPSSEAVKRLAGKSFGETEVFVVTLPTVFGQSVRVLKEAMDEIRPDIVICVGQAGGRPDITVERVAINVDDAVIPDNDGNEPVDVPIVADGPAAYWSSLPIKAIVKNMREAGIPASVSQTAGTYVCNHLFYGLAHLIATEFPGVRGGFIHIPFLPEQAARRGGSPSMSLDAIVRSLEIAVQTTAVHKRDIVAAGGDIH from the coding sequence ATGCCAATCGCGCTCGTCACCGGGTTCGAGCCCTTCGGAGGCGAACCGGTCAATCCGTCGTCGGAAGCGGTAAAGCGGCTGGCCGGCAAATCGTTTGGCGAGACGGAGGTATTCGTCGTTACGCTGCCGACCGTATTCGGCCAATCGGTCCGGGTGCTGAAGGAAGCGATGGACGAAATCCGGCCGGATATCGTCATCTGCGTCGGACAGGCGGGAGGACGTCCCGATATTACGGTCGAGCGGGTCGCCATTAATGTCGACGACGCCGTGATTCCGGACAATGACGGCAACGAACCCGTCGATGTCCCCATCGTCGCGGACGGACCGGCCGCATATTGGTCGTCGCTGCCGATCAAGGCCATCGTCAAGAACATGAGAGAGGCCGGAATTCCGGCATCCGTCTCGCAAACGGCCGGCACCTACGTATGCAATCACTTGTTTTACGGGCTCGCGCATCTGATCGCCACCGAATTTCCGGGCGTCCGCGGCGGCTTCATTCATATCCCGTTCCTGCCTGAGCAGGCCGCCCGCCGCGGCGGTTCCCCCAGCATGAGCCTGGACGCCATCGTGCGCTCGCTCGAAATCGCGGTACAAACGACGGCCGTGCATAAGCGGGACATCGTCGCCGCAGGCGGAGACATTCATTAA
- a CDS encoding ABC transporter substrate-binding protein translates to MKKKKTKLFSAALAVLLAAAVTGCSGGNEPAAGAGSGAASGSGSGAKKDELVVAIPSDPGGTWDPIDTFTVPWATVASNIFDGLVERGEDLKLEPGLAESWTYKDPKTLEFKLRQGVTFQDGEPFNAEAVKFTFDRLLGPDGEKSPQRSNYDSIDKVEVVDDHTVVFKLKAVDPVLITKLAGYGAMIVPPKYYKEVGDEQFNVKPIGTGPFKVTDYVKDDHVTLEAYPEYWGGAPKLKKITYRYIPEATTRIAELQTGAVDIASSIPPSQASTIESDPNLTIQKAGSPTVSLIRFDVSQKPLDNVKVRQAINYAINKQEIIDTILNGFAKPISSLQGDISFGNNPDLKPYPFDVDKAKQLLQEAGVQPGTKLTFSIDGSDAVFKEVAQAVATYLSDVGLTVEIKPQDTQTMYNDLIPKAAAGSMYQFGWGGWTLDFDNTAYLLYKKGQFWNPSYSNPEVDKLLDAERSSVVQDDRKKIFFQLTQLLKDEAVDVPLYQTMTVWGVNKKVAGFVTPPDERLRLKDVSFQ, encoded by the coding sequence ATGAAAAAGAAAAAAACGAAGCTTTTTTCGGCGGCATTAGCCGTTCTGTTGGCGGCAGCGGTAACCGGATGCTCGGGAGGGAATGAGCCGGCCGCCGGAGCCGGATCCGGAGCGGCGTCCGGTTCCGGCTCCGGGGCCAAGAAGGATGAGCTTGTCGTTGCGATCCCGTCGGATCCGGGCGGTACGTGGGACCCCATCGATACCTTCACCGTACCGTGGGCAACGGTCGCCTCCAACATTTTTGACGGGCTCGTCGAGCGGGGCGAGGACCTGAAGCTGGAGCCGGGGCTTGCCGAGTCGTGGACCTACAAGGACCCGAAGACGCTCGAGTTCAAGCTTCGCCAAGGGGTAACGTTCCAGGACGGAGAGCCCTTCAATGCCGAGGCCGTCAAATTTACGTTCGACCGGCTGCTTGGACCCGACGGGGAGAAAAGCCCGCAGCGCTCCAACTACGATTCGATCGACAAGGTGGAGGTTGTGGACGACCATACGGTCGTATTTAAGCTGAAGGCGGTCGACCCCGTGTTGATCACCAAGCTGGCCGGTTACGGCGCGATGATCGTGCCCCCGAAATATTATAAGGAAGTCGGGGACGAGCAGTTCAACGTCAAGCCGATCGGAACGGGGCCGTTCAAGGTGACCGATTACGTCAAGGACGATCACGTCACGCTTGAAGCCTACCCGGAGTACTGGGGAGGGGCGCCGAAATTGAAAAAAATCACATATCGTTATATTCCGGAAGCGACCACGCGCATCGCCGAGCTCCAGACCGGCGCGGTCGATATCGCTTCCTCCATCCCGCCGAGCCAGGCGTCAACGATCGAGTCCGATCCGAATCTGACGATACAGAAGGCCGGCAGCCCGACCGTAAGTCTGATCCGTTTCGATGTATCCCAAAAGCCGCTCGATAACGTCAAAGTTCGCCAAGCCATCAACTATGCCATCAATAAGCAGGAAATTATCGATACGATTTTGAACGGGTTCGCAAAACCGATCTCTTCCCTGCAGGGCGATATCTCTTTCGGGAACAATCCGGATCTGAAGCCGTATCCATTCGACGTCGACAAAGCCAAGCAGCTGCTGCAGGAAGCCGGCGTACAGCCCGGGACGAAGCTGACGTTCTCGATCGACGGCTCCGATGCGGTATTCAAGGAAGTGGCGCAGGCTGTCGCAACCTACCTGTCCGACGTGGGCCTGACAGTGGAAATCAAGCCCCAGGATACACAGACCATGTATAACGATTTAATCCCGAAAGCGGCCGCCGGCAGCATGTACCAGTTCGGTTGGGGAGGATGGACGCTCGATTTCGACAATACGGCGTACCTTCTGTACAAGAAGGGCCAATTTTGGAATCCCAGCTACAGCAATCCGGAAGTGGACAAGCTGCTGGATGCCGAGCGGTCCTCCGTCGTGCAGGACGACCGAAAAAAAATCTTTTTCCAATTGACGCAGCTGCTGAAGGACGAGGCGGTTGACGTTCCGCTTTATCAGACCATGACCGTATGGGGCGTCAACAAGAAGGTTGCGGGTTTTGTCACGCCTCCCGACGAGCGTCTTCGCTTGAAGGATGTCAGCTTCCAGTAA